In Elephas maximus indicus isolate mEleMax1 chromosome 4, mEleMax1 primary haplotype, whole genome shotgun sequence, a genomic segment contains:
- the TSPAN31 gene encoding tetraspanin-31 isoform X2 — protein sequence MVCGGFACSKNALCALNVVYMYMIILGLVFVFQFGISCSCLAINRSKQTDVINASWWVMSNKTRDELERSFDCCGLFNLTHQYQQDYALCTAICKSQSPTCQMCGEKFLKHSDEALKILGGVGLFFSFTEILGVWLAMRFRNQKDPRANPSAFL from the exons ATGGTTTGCGGCGGCTTTGCCTGCTCCAAGAATGCGTTGTGCGCCCTCAACGTGGTCTACATG TACATGATCATCCTTGGTTTGGTCTTCGTCTTCCAGTTTGGAATCTCTTGCTCATGTCTGGCTATTAACAGAAGCAAACAG ACAGACGTCATCAATGCTTCTTGGTGGGTCATGAGCAACAAGACCCGGGATGAACTGGAAAGAAGTTTTGATTGTTGTGGCTTGTTCAACCTCACACACCAGTATCAGCAAGATTACGCTTTGTGCACTGCA ATCTGCAAGAGCCAAAGCCCCACGTGCCAGATGTGTGGAGAAAAATTTCTTAAGCATTCAGATGAAGCCCTGAAAATCCTGGGGGGTGTTGGACTCTTCTTCAGCTTTACAGAG ATCCTTGGTGTTTGGTTAGCGATGAGATTTCGGAACCAAAAGGATCCTCGAGCCAACCCCAGTGCCTTTCTATGA
- the TSPAN31 gene encoding tetraspanin-31 isoform X1 — MVCGGFACSKNALCALNVVYMLVGLLLIGVAAWGKGLDLVSSIHIIGGVIVVGVFLLFIAVAGLVGAVNHHQVLLFFYMIILGLVFVFQFGISCSCLAINRSKQTDVINASWWVMSNKTRDELERSFDCCGLFNLTHQYQQDYALCTAICKSQSPTCQMCGEKFLKHSDEALKILGGVGLFFSFTEILGVWLAMRFRNQKDPRANPSAFL, encoded by the exons ATGGTTTGCGGCGGCTTTGCCTGCTCCAAGAATGCGTTGTGCGCCCTCAACGTGGTCTACATG CTGGTTGGCTTATTGCTCATTGGAGTGGCTGCTTGGGGTAAGGGCCTGGATCTGGTATCCAGCATCCACATCATCGGGGGAGTCATTGTTGTGGGAGTATTCCTTCTCTTCATCGCGGTGGCTGGACTGGTGGGTGCTGTCAACCACCACCAAGTTCTGCTATTCTTT TACATGATCATCCTTGGTTTGGTCTTCGTCTTCCAGTTTGGAATCTCTTGCTCATGTCTGGCTATTAACAGAAGCAAACAG ACAGACGTCATCAATGCTTCTTGGTGGGTCATGAGCAACAAGACCCGGGATGAACTGGAAAGAAGTTTTGATTGTTGTGGCTTGTTCAACCTCACACACCAGTATCAGCAAGATTACGCTTTGTGCACTGCA ATCTGCAAGAGCCAAAGCCCCACGTGCCAGATGTGTGGAGAAAAATTTCTTAAGCATTCAGATGAAGCCCTGAAAATCCTGGGGGGTGTTGGACTCTTCTTCAGCTTTACAGAG ATCCTTGGTGTTTGGTTAGCGATGAGATTTCGGAACCAAAAGGATCCTCGAGCCAACCCCAGTGCCTTTCTATGA
- the CDK4 gene encoding cyclin-dependent kinase 4, which translates to MATPRYEPVAEIGVGAYGTVYKARDPHSGHFVALKSVRVPNGGGTGGGLPISTVREVALLRRLEAFEHPNVVRLMDVCATARTDRETKVTLVFEHVDQDLRTYLDKAPPPGLPVETIKDLMRQFLRGLDFLHANCIVHRDLKPENILVTSGGTVKLADFGLARIYSYQMALTPVVVTLWYRAPEVLLQSAYATPVDMWSVGCIFAEMFRRKPLFCGNSEADQLGKIFDLIGLPPEDDWPRDVSLPRGAFSPRGPRPVQSAVPEVEECGAQLLLEMLTFNPHKRISAFRALQHSYLQKGEGNPE; encoded by the exons ATGGCCACCCCTCGATATGAGCCAGTGGCTGAGATTGGTGTCGGTGCCTATGGGACGGTGTACAAGGCTCGTGATCCCCACAGTGGCCACTTTGTGGCCCTCAAGAGCGTGAGAGTCCCCAATGGAGGAGGCACTGGAGGGGGCCTTCCTATCAGCACAGTTCGTGAAGTGGCCTTACTGAGGCGGCTGGAGGCTTTTGAGCATCCCAATGTTGTCCG GCTGATGGACGTCTGTGCCACAGCCCGAACTGATCGGGAAACCAAGGTAACCCTGGTATTTGAACACGTGGACCAAGATCTAAGGACCTATCTAGACAAAGCACCCCCACCAGGCTTGCCAGTGGAGACCATCAAG GATCTAATGCGCCAGTTTCTAAGAGGCCTTGATTTCCTGCATGCCAATTGCATTGTTCACCGAGACCTGAAGCCAGAGAACATCCTGGTGACAAGCGGTGGAACCGTCAAGTTGGCTGACTTTGGGTTGGCCAGAATCTACAGCTACCAGATGGCACTTACACCTGTG GTTGTTACACTCTGGTACCGTGCTCCTGAGGTTCTTCTGCAGTCTGCATATGCAACCCCTGTAGACATGTGGAGTGTAGGCTGTATCTTCGCAGAGATGTTTCGTCGGAA GCCTCTCTTCTGTGGAAACTCTGAAGCTGACCAGTTAGGCAAAATTTTTGA TCTGATTGGGCTGCCCCCAGAGGATGACTGGCCCCGAGATGTGTCTCTACCCCGAGGAGCCTTTTCTCCCAGAGGGCCCCGTCCAGTGCAGTCAGCGGTGCCTGAGGTGGAGGAATGTGGAGCACAGCTGCTGCTG GAAATGCTGACTTTTAACCCACACAAGCGAATCTCAGCCTTCCGAGCCCTGCAGCACTCTTATCTACAAAAGGGAGAAGGTAATCCAGAGTGA
- the MARCHF9 gene encoding E3 ubiquitin-protein ligase MARCHF9 — protein MLKSRLRMFLNELKLLVLTGGGRPRAEPQPQGGGGGGCGWAPFAGCSTRDGDGDEEEYYGSEPRARGLAGDKEPRAGPPPPPAPPPPPPGALDALSLSSSLDSGLRTPQCRICFQGPEQGELLSPCRCDGSVRCTHQPCLIRWISERGSWSCELCYFKYQVLAISTKNPLQWQAISLTVIEKVQIAAIVLGSLFLVASISWLIWSSLSPSAKWQRQDLLFQICYGMYGFMDVVCIGLIVHEGSSVYRIFKRWQAVNQQWKVLNYDKTKDIGGDAGGGTAGKAGPRTSRTGPASGATSRPPAAQRMRTLLPQRCGYTILHLLGQLRPPDARSSSHSGREVVMRVTTV, from the exons ATGCTCAAGTCCCGGCTCCGCATGTTCCTGAACGAGCTGAAGCTGCTGGTGCTGACGGGCGGGGGGCGGCCCCGGGCCGAGCCGCAACCCCAAGGGGGCGGGGGAGGCGGCTGCGGCTGGGCGCCCTTCGCCGGCTGCTCAACCCGGGACGGCGACGGCGACGAGGAGGAGTACTACGGGTCAGAGCCGCGGGCCCGGGGCCTGGCTGGGGACAAGGAGCCGCGGGCTGGACCACCGCCGCCGCCAGCGCCACCGCCGCCGCCCCCAGGCGCCCTGGATGCACTGTCGCTCAGCAGCAGCCTAGACAGCGGGCTCCGAACCCCCCAGTGCAGGATCTGCTTTCAGGGACCTGAGCAG GGGGAGCTCCTGAGCCCTTGCCGCTGCGACGGCTCAGTGCGTTGCACACATCAGCCCTGCCTCATCCGCTGGATCAGCGAGAGGGGCTCCTGGAGCTGTGAGCTCTGCTATTTCAAGTACCAGGTCCTGGCGATCAGCACCAAGAACCCACTGCAG TGGCAGGCCATCTCTCTGACAGTCATCGAGAAGGTCCAGATTGCTGCCATAGTTCTGGGTTCTCTCTTCCTCGTCGCCAGCATCTCCTGGCTCATCTGGTCCTCACTCAGCCCTTCAGCCAAGTGGCAACGGCAGGATCTGCTCTTTCAGATCTGCTACGGCATGTACGGCTTCATGGATGTTGTCTGCATAG GCCTCATCGTTCACGAAGGCTCCTCAGTCTACCGCATCTTCAAGCGTTGGCAGGCAGTGAACCAGCAGTGGAAGGTCCTGAATTACGACAAGACTAAGGACATAGGAGGAGATGCAGGGGGAGGGACGGCAGGGAAGGCAGGCCCCAGGACCTCACGGACGGGCCCCGCCTCTGGGGCCACCAGCCGCCCCCCGGCTGCCCAGCGCATGCGGACGCTCTTGCCTCAGCGCTGTGGTTACACAATCCTGCACCTCCTTGGACAGCTGCGGCCACCAGATGCCCGTTCCAGCTCCCATTCTGGCCGTGAGGTTGTCATGAGGGTCACCACGGTCTGA
- the LOC126074760 gene encoding 25-hydroxyvitamin D-1 alpha hydroxylase, mitochondrial — protein MLRRNALFRGLPEPAMTQTLKLTYRVCHRVRWAPELGASLGSRGVCSAPRSLGDIPGPSTPGFLAELFCKGGLSRLHELQLQGAARFGPVWLASFGTVRTVYLAAPALIEQLLRQEGPLPERCSFSPWTEHRRQRQRACGLLTAEGEEWQRLRSLLAPLLLRPQAAAGYAGTLDSVVRDLVRRLRRQREQAAGPPALVRDVAGEFYKFGLESIAAVLLGSRLGCLEAEVPPDTETFIRAVGSVFVSTLLTMAMPNWLHRLVPGPWGRLCRDWDQMFAFAQQHVERREAEVAMRTHGKPEGDVAPGVHLTYFLFREKLSAPSILGNVTELLLAGVDTVSNTLSWALYELSRHPDIQMALHSEITAALGPSSCAHLPATALSQLPLLKAVVKEVLRLYPVVPGNSRVPDKDIHVGDYIIPKSTLVTLCHYATSRDPAQFPEPNSFRPARWLGEGPAPHPFASLPFGFGKRSCMGKRLAELQLQMALAQILTHFEVRPEPGAAPIRPMTRTVLVPERSINLQFVDR, from the exons ATGCTCCGGAGAAACGCCCTCTTTCGCGGGCTTCCTGAACCAGCCATGACCCAGACCCTTAAGCTTACTTACAGGGTGTGCCATCGCGTCCGCTGGGCTCCCGAGCTGGGCGCCTCACTGGGCTCCAGAGGCGTCTGCTCAGCGCCCCGGAGCTTGGGGGATATCCCAGGCCCGTCCACGCCCGGCTTTCTAGCCGAACTCTTCTGCAAGGGGGGACTGTCTCGGCTACACGAGCTGCAG CTGCAGGGCGCCGCGCGCTTCGGTCCGGTGTGGTTGGCCAGTTTCGGGACCGTACGCACAGTGTACCTGGCGGCTCCTGCGCTCATTGAGCAGCTTCTGCGACAGGAGGGGCCCCTGCCAGAGCGCTGCAGCTTCTCGCCCTGGACCGAGCACCGGCGCCAGCGGCAGCGGGCTTGTGGACTGCTCACCGC GGAAGGTGAGGAGTGGCAGAGGCTCCGCAGCCTCCTGGCCCCTCTCCTCCTTCGGCCTCAAGCAGCCGCGGGATACGCCGGAACCCTGGACAGCGTGGTCCGTGACCTTGTGCGGCGATTGCGGCGCCAGCGGGAACAGGCCGCTGGGCCGCCCGCCCTGGTTCGGGACGTGGCGGGAGAGTTTTACAAGTTCGGGTTAGAAA GCATAGCCGCGGTACTGCTGGGTTCGAGGCTGGGCTGTCTGGAGGCCGAAGTGCCGCCGGACACAGAGACATTCATCCGCGCAGTGGGCTCTGTGTTTGTGTCCACGCTGCTAACCATGGCGATGCCGAACTGGCTGCACCGCCTAGTGCCTGGACCTTGGGGCCGCCTCTGCCGTGACTGGGACCAGATGTTTGCATTTG CCCAGCAGCACGTGGAGCGACGAGAGGCTGAAGTGGCCATGAGGACCCATGGAAAGCCTGAGGGGGATGTGGCACCTGGGGTGCATCTGACCTACTTCCTGTTCCGAGAAAAACTGTCTGCCCCGTCCATCCTGGGGAATGTGACAGAACTGCTGCTGGCCGGAGTGGACACG GTGTCCAACACTCTCTCCTGGGCTCTGTATGAGCTCTCTCGGCACCCCGACATCCAGATGGCACTCCACTCGGAGATCACAGCTGCCCTGGGCCCCAGCTCCTGTGCCCACCTTCCAGCCACTGCTCTGTCCCAGCTGCCcctactaaaggctgtggtcaaGGAGGTGCTGAG ACTATACCCTGTGGTACCTGGAAATTCCCGTGTCCCAGACAAAGACATTCATGTGGGTGACTACATCATCCCCAAAAGT ACACTGGTCACTCTGTGTCACTATGCCACTTCTCGTGATCCTGCCCAGTTCCCAGAGCCAAATTCTTTTCGTCCAGCTCGCTGGCTGGGGGAGGGTCCAGCCCCCCACCCATTTGCATCTCTCccctttggctttggcaagcgCAGCTGCATGGGGAAACGCCTGGCAGAGCTCCAGCTACAAATGGCTTTAGCCCAG ATCTTGACCCACTTTGAGGTGCGGCCTGAGCCAGGTGCTGCCCCAATCAGACCCATGACCCGGACCGTCCTGGTACCCGAGCGGAGCATCAACCTACAGTTTGTGGACAGATAG
- the METTL1 gene encoding tRNA (guanine-N(7)-)-methyltransferase isoform X1 has translation MAGVETGDAAGAEAPQPQKRYYRQRAHSNPMADHTLRYPVKPEEMDWSELYPQFFTPLTQNQSHDDPKDKKEERPQAQVEFADIGCGYGGLLVELSPLFPNTLILGLEIRVKVSDYVQDRIRALRAAPGGGFQNIACLRSNAMKHLPNFFQKGQLTKMFFLFPDPHFKRTKHKWRIISPTLLAEYAYVLRIGGLVYTITDVLELHDWMCTHFEGHPLFERVPLEELSEDPIVRHLGTSTEEGKKVLRNGGKNFPAIFRRIQDPTLQAVTPNPTQLGH, from the exons ATGGCGGGAGTCGAGACTGGGGACGCGGCCGGAGCAGAGGCCCCGCAGCCCCAGAAACGCTACTACCGGCAACGTGCTCACTCCAACCCCATGGCGGACCATACGCTGCGCTA CCCTGTGAAGCCAGAGGAGATGGACTGGTCTGAGCTATACCCACAGTTCTTCACCCCACTGACCCAAAATCAGAGCCATGATGACCCAAAGGATAAGAAAGAGGAGAGACCTCAGGCCCAAGTGGAGTTTGCAGACATAGGCTGTGGCTATGGTGGCCTGTTAG TGGAACTGTCACCGCTGTTCCCAAACACACTGATCCTGGGCCTTGAGATTCGGGTAAAGGTTTCAGACTATGTACAAGATCGGATTCGGGCCCTACGCGCAGCTCCTGGAGGTGGCTTCCAGAACATCGCCTGTCTCCGTAGTAATGCCATGAAGCATCTTCCTAACTTCTTCCAAAAGGGCCAG CTGACGAAGATGTTCTTCCTCTTTCCGGACCCACATTTCAAGAGGACGAAGCACAAGTGGCGAATCATCAGTCCCACACTACTGGCAGAATATGCCTACGTGCTGAGAATTGGG GGGCTGGTATATACCATAACTGATGTGCTGGAGCTACATGACTGGATGTGCACCCATTTTGAAGGGCATCCTCTATTTGAGCGTGTGCCTCTGGAGGAGCTG AGTGAAGACCCCATTGTGAGACATTTGGGCACCTCAACTGAAGAGGGAAAGAAAGTTCTACGCAACGGAGGGAAGAATTTCCCAGCCATCTTCCGAAGAATACAGGATCCCACTCTTCAGGCAGTGACCCCCAATCCCACTCAGCTTGGTCACTGA
- the METTL1 gene encoding tRNA (guanine-N(7)-)-methyltransferase isoform X2, which translates to MAGVETGDAAGAEAPQPQKRYYRQRAHSNPMADHTLRYPVKPEEMDWSELYPQFFTPLTQNQSHDDPKDKKEERPQAQVEFADIGCGYGGLLVELSPLFPNTLILGLEIRVKVSDYVQDRIRALRAAPGGGFQNIACLRSNAMKHLPNFFQKGQLTKMFFLFPDPHFKRTKHKWRIISPTLLAEYAYVLRIGSEDPIVRHLGTSTEEGKKVLRNGGKNFPAIFRRIQDPTLQAVTPNPTQLGH; encoded by the exons ATGGCGGGAGTCGAGACTGGGGACGCGGCCGGAGCAGAGGCCCCGCAGCCCCAGAAACGCTACTACCGGCAACGTGCTCACTCCAACCCCATGGCGGACCATACGCTGCGCTA CCCTGTGAAGCCAGAGGAGATGGACTGGTCTGAGCTATACCCACAGTTCTTCACCCCACTGACCCAAAATCAGAGCCATGATGACCCAAAGGATAAGAAAGAGGAGAGACCTCAGGCCCAAGTGGAGTTTGCAGACATAGGCTGTGGCTATGGTGGCCTGTTAG TGGAACTGTCACCGCTGTTCCCAAACACACTGATCCTGGGCCTTGAGATTCGGGTAAAGGTTTCAGACTATGTACAAGATCGGATTCGGGCCCTACGCGCAGCTCCTGGAGGTGGCTTCCAGAACATCGCCTGTCTCCGTAGTAATGCCATGAAGCATCTTCCTAACTTCTTCCAAAAGGGCCAG CTGACGAAGATGTTCTTCCTCTTTCCGGACCCACATTTCAAGAGGACGAAGCACAAGTGGCGAATCATCAGTCCCACACTACTGGCAGAATATGCCTACGTGCTGAGAATTGGG AGTGAAGACCCCATTGTGAGACATTTGGGCACCTCAACTGAAGAGGGAAAGAAAGTTCTACGCAACGGAGGGAAGAATTTCCCAGCCATCTTCCGAAGAATACAGGATCCCACTCTTCAGGCAGTGACCCCCAATCCCACTCAGCTTGGTCACTGA
- the EEF1AKMT3 gene encoding EEF1A lysine methyltransferase 3, translating to MADPGLEPESEPESVFPREVGLFADSYSEKSRFCFCGHVLNITQNFGSRLGVAARVWDAALSLCGYFESRNVDFRGKKVIELGAGTGIVGILAALQGGNVTITDLPLALEQIQGNVQANVPAGGQAQVRALSWGIDQHVFPGDYDLVLGADIVYLEPTFPLLLGTLQHLCGPHGTIYLASKMRQEHGTESFFQHLLPQHFQLELAQRDEDVNVNIYRARPRGPRPT from the exons ATGGCGGACCCGGGCCTGGAGCCGGAATCAGAGCCGGAATCGGTGTTCCCGCGGGAGGTCGGGCTCTTCGCGGACTCTTACTCGGAGAAGAGTCGGTTCTGCTTCTGTGGGCACGTGCTGAATATCACGCAGAACTTCGGTTCCCGCCTTGGGGTGGCAGCGCGCGTATGGGACgcg GCACTGAGCCTGTGCGGTTATTTCGAGAGTCGAAACGTGGATTTCCGAGGCAAGAAGGTGATCGAACTGGGCGCGGGAACTGGCATTGTGGGGATCCTGGCTGCGCTGCAGG gAGGGAATGTTACCATCACTGACCTGCCTCTGGCCCTAGAACAGATCCAGGGCAATGTCCAGGCCAATGTGCCAGCTGGAGGCCAGGCCCAGGTCCGCGCCTTGTCCTGGGGGATTGACCAGCATGTCTTCCCTGGAGACTATGACCTGGTGCTGGGGGCTGATATCGTGTACTTGGAGCCTACCTTCCCACTGCTGCTGGGAACCCTTCAACACCTGTGCGGGCCCCATGGTACCATCTATCTGGCCTCCAAGATGAGACAGGAGCACGGGACAGAGAGCTTCTTTCAGCACCTCCTTCCCCAGCATTTCCAGCTGGAGCTGGCCCAGCGGGATGAGGATGTGAATGTCAACATCTATAGGGCCAGGCCCAGGGGACCAAGACCTACTTGA